The DNA region TGCAAACTTAGCGAAGGACCACAGAATATGGACACAGGACGGAGTCATACTAGTCAAAACTCCCAATGGCGAccgacatgacatgacacaagGTAACGAGAAAAGAACACTTATCCAAAGTGACTACGTTGACCATTACGTGAACCGAGCGAACActtactgtatgtacatgtatgcttgtCGTAAGTTGAGTTGATActtgcttcttttcttttcactgtTCATTTTGATGTTACTACCTCTCTGTTCCGTTGAATATTAATAGTGTGTATTTGCCTATCTTGTATCCCTGTGCTatatatgtgaaaaaaaaaactgtaaagaGAAATCAGAAAGCTTTGCTGTGTACGAACTGTTCAGAATGGGTACATACTAGATGTGTAAATGTTTCAAGTGCTCAGTATAGTGATCCTTATGAGAAATTTGTGGATTGGCAGtgtacaaaatgtttattttcccaGTTACCCTTTGTGTATGATATTAATTCAGAATAGCAGATAAGTACAGGTTTATTTGATACTACTGTAAATGATAATAAGAGTGACTTGAATTTTGAAGGATGTTCATTTTCCATTGAAAAGGGGCTTAAAATTGCCCATTTAAATGTTAGAAGTTTTAGAAATAAAACAGGTGACTTAAATTGTTTGTTAAAAGGTTATCCTTATGATATAATGTCATTATCTGAGACTTGGTTAGATGAAACTATTGGGAAGGATGTATGTTGTATTGATTGATATGATATGGAgaggaaagacagaaattatTTTGGAGGAGGCGTTTGTTGTTACATTCGAAACAGTATACCTTGTATCAGGAGACATGACTTGGAATGTGAAAGTTTAGAATTGCTTTGGGTTGAAGTAAAAGCCAAGAAACGAGGCTAGTTTGTATCTTGGTATTGTGTACCGAAAACCGAATAGCTCTGTCTCCTTTTTTGAAGAACTCGAAGAAAATCTATACTTAGAACAAGTATTTTCGGTGTCTGATATAGGATGATATTGTTAGGTGATTTGAATTGTAACATGCTTACAGAAAATAGGCGAATCACTGGGATTAAAACAGCTCATTGAGAGACCAACGCGTGTGACCCCCTTTAGTAAGACTCTTATTGATGTGATTTTTGCTTCAACAGCTTTCGGGGAATTGCGTTCAGGTGTACAATCTATTGGGTTCGGTGACCACTCTTTAATATATATTGTAACGAAAGTAAAAACTTAAAATATGTTGCCTCAAGTATAATCGTTTAGTGAAACTGCATTCCTCAATGATTGAAGTTGTATTGATTGGAATGAATTGTTTTCAAATATTACTGATGTCAACATCATGTGGCAGAAGTTTagagatatttttctgaaattgtCTGACAAACATGCACAATTTGTATCAGTGCGCAAGAAACTTAAAGGTTCCCCATGGATAAATTCAGCTTATAAAGAAGTTGCAAGGAATAGAGATTATTATAAACGTCAATATGATAAGATGAAACATGAGAATGTTTGTGATGAAAGTAAAATTGTTGTTTTGTGggagaaatatatttcattgagaaacaaaactaatattttgaataaaaagttGAAAAGGGCTTATTTCCGCAATGAGATTGAGGAAAGTAATGGTCATGAAACAACTTGGAATATAGTAAAAGGGCTTTTGCCTGATAGTAAATGTAACGCATCTTTACATATGGTTATGGATGGGGAAATTGTATCTGATCCTTTAAAAATAGCAACGGAGTTCAACAATATGTTTAGTTAAGTCACTGAGTCAATTCATGGAAAAGAAGACTCCGGTGAAGTGAGACACAACAGCGTGGATGCTACTAAACGACTTAGTAAAGCACAATCATGTTTTGTTGACCAGATCACCTTTgaatttgttaaaaaaagaactAGTTAACCTAGATTGTTCGAAATCTGCAGGACTTGATGACCTCCACCCTCGACTGCTGAAGCTTAGTGCTGAATTGGTTGCCATTCCTATTGTGCGCATTCTTAATCAATCACTACAATCTGGGCGTCTCCCTGATGATTTTAAAATGGTTAAAGTAGTCCATGTTCCCAAAGTAAAAGCAAGTCATGAATTAAGTAACTTTCGTCCTATCTCCCGTTTGTCAATTATTTCCAAAGTGTTAGAAAGAGCAGTTCAATTTCAATTGATGGGATACCTAAATAAAGAAGAATTATTGAGTGATCGGCAGTCTGGTTTCAGGAGTAAACACTCCACCTCAACGTGTTTAATGGAAGTTTGTGAAATGTTATATGGTAACCTTGACAAAGGTCGATTTACTGGCGCTGTCTTCTTAGACCTGAGGAAGGCGTTTGATATCATTCCCCATGATCTTCTTATTAAGAAACTGAGTTATTTTGGTATGGACGGTATTGAATTATTATAGTTTGAGTCATATTTATTAGGAAGAAAGCAATGTGTATCATACAAAGGAATAAGAAGTGATTTTCTTCAGTATTTTCCGGTGTACCGCAGGGTCCAATACTTGGCctccttttattttgtatgtacattAATGACATAAGCAATTTACCTTTCTATATTAGTACGAATATTTCACTGTACGCAGATGACAtaacctttttttcttcaggatAAGGAGTACAGGCTGTTCAAACACAGTTACAGaatgatattatatgttttatGTAAATGGTTGAATGAAAATGGATTAGTTGTCAATACCGATAAAACTAAAGTTATGTTAATTTCTGGTAGAAGGAAGAAAAATCCAGCTAAACTATACAGATTAGAATGGAAGACAAATTGTTAGAAAATGTAACCAAATTTAAGCATTTAGGCGTCATTGTAAATCAGAATTTAGATTGGTCTTTTCAGATCAATGATATTGTTAAGAAAATTATGAGTTCTCTTATATGTATGCGAAGGATTAAGCACTGTCTGACGAAACCAGTACTCcttcatttatatttcactCTGATACTTCCttatattgattattgttcaaCTGTGTGGGGCTCACTGTCGAAGAAAAACTTAATGAAGCTACAGAGGTGTCAAAACAAATATTGTCGCTTAGTGTTAGATGCAACCTATATACCCCTGTTCAAATTATGTTAGATTCTTTGAAGTTACAATCCGTTAAACATAAACTGGAATGTAATTATATATagtgtatttatgtataaaattttgaatGGCCTTGCTCCCGAATATTTAAGACGACTTTTACCCCAGCGAGCAAATCCATACTCTACTCGAGATCAGTCTCTATGCACCAACTGTATTTAGCTAAACCCAAGACCAAATATAAAAAGCAGTCTTTTTCATACACAGCAACGAAGCTATTTAACTCACTACCCGTGTTTGTCAAATCCTCCACCTCACTGCCCCTTTTTAAACGTAATGTCCGCAACATCCAGGTGGTTTCTAGCAGTAATTTCTCCTTTCTTTGAaagttgtacacatgtattcttCCTGtcacctttctttctctccctctctctctctctctctctctctcgctttccACTCTTATGGAATGTATTAttaattttgtatgtttgtatatgattgttatgtatatatttcaggGTACCATAAATGTGATTTGTTACAGCAGGGCTCCCTTGGAAAGCAGGCCTTGCGGCTTGAATGGGACTACCCTGCTTttataaagaagacaataaataaatgaaataaaaaagtcaCAGTAACGGAAACGCAGCTCACACTGATTTTGAGACAGAATGATAACATCCACAAACATCTATTCCATGATGGCATTAAGTGATAACTTTTGTGCAAGTGAACTTTCAACAGTTTTCTCCCGCTTCAGTAACCACTGAGAGCGCAAATTTGCGGTTTTTATCTACAGAACTGGACGGATGAAAAAGTGGCCTGGAACCGGACCCAATACGACATTGCATATCTAGTGCTCTCCCGCGAAAGCATTTGGACTCCGGACACAGCCATACTCCACGGGTAAGTCCCAAAGACAATCATCCCGCCAAATTTCGAAATTACAATTTCGTAGGACTGTTGTGCGTTTACTGCAGGAGCCCTAACTTGCACCTAAAGTGAAGAATGTTGAAGTACATGAAAATGTAACTGAAGTTCCTGTTGTTCAAATTAAGCAAAATCAAGTACAAATGTAGAAAGTGAGTTATTTCATTAGAATGGCCCGTAAAGTGTAAGAGAGTCATATATTTTCAAggtttcacatatttttgtttattcttttttccaAGAAAATGATATCCCTCTTACAAGTACCCAATATCCACACCGCGTGGCTTTACTTCAATCAAGACACGCTCGTCCGAGGACAGATTCAAGACAGCGCAACCGAGAGGCGTCGGCCAATCAGCCAACGGCTGGTGGCAGACAGCACTCTCGCCCTCCTTAATAGTCACGAATACATTAGAAAAGTCGACAATTGCCTAAGAATAAGGAATTTTCTACCCATGCAGATACATATAAACATGTCTTAACCATATTGCGTAAATCGAAATTCAGGTGAGAAGAAAGAGAGGTTAGATTGACccctactctctaaaaaaaatcgagtgaaaatattcactcttaaagaagtgaatacaaaaaagagtgaatttagagtaaaattggagtgaattttgagtgaaaatgttcattttcactcattttggagtgaccttaaggatcactcgaagattttggagcaatccctgaggtcactctaaaacgagtggaaatgaaaattttcactcaaaattcactccaatttcactctaactTCACTCTTtattgtattcactcctttaagagtgaatattttcactcgattttttagagagtaggaAGGAGGGTAGAGCAGGTGATTTTTTTGACCCATTTTACTACTCCTATTAATCTAATACGAATATTTATTGGTATAACTATAACCATCGCATCGCCAAATGTGATTGCGACAATGTGTCACGTCAGAAGAAaagtgaggttttttttttctacccaaGTTACATGAaaagtatttctttgtattgctTTGTATTGAGTTTTTCTGTCGTTATTTTTGATGTGCACACTAAAAAATTaaggttcaaatttgcaccctATTTGTTCCTATAGCAGCACCCTGGGGTGCACAATTGCACCTTTTTATGCAAGCTGAAAATTTAATATCGCAATTACATTCGTACCTACAAAGATGCAGACATATCTATCAGAGTGTAAGTTTGATCTTACGAGTAAAACCTTGGTACTCATGGTCCAAATTTTCAATTCacaatgtattaatgtttaTGGTGCACGTTTGTacccttgattagcacaaaactgAGGTTGCAAATTGCTTATTGGGCTGCAAAGTTGCACCGGATAGGGTGGTTGTATAGGGATAATTTTGGGAttcaaatttgaacccgtaTTTCTTAGTGTGTAGAGTTACTTTTGTTCTTAAGGTAATTGTGAACCTGGAGTGCAATTTCCGCCAAACACACTCAGAACCACCATATCGCAAGGCAAAAATGGCATTAGTACTTAACAGACCGTGTTATTGGTAATGATAGATGTAAGCTTTTGGCGCCTCATTCCAGGTGCCCTCCGTAGGGCTTATATACGTAGTCATGGGTTTATAGTCATGAAAGTTGCAACGTTATAGCAGTGGACAGTGATATTGAACTCTTTATTCTTTATCACGACACAGAAATACAGGTGCCGAAACACATTCCGTCGCAAAATCATATCTAATCAAACATTAtgcaattttgattaaaaaaatatacccCAGTCACTGACGGCTGAGCCCTAGACCGTAATTTCTCTACATGGGGATTGAATATTATTTATCCCTCCCATTCCATAGGTCTGCCTGAAATTTGAGTGGGATCGCCTTACTCGGCACGTACGTCTCGAACGTGACCTTTGACTCGTAATTTTTGCTCTGTTtagtccaataatattctagaCATACTGATGTCACTGCACTGACACAACCGCACACACAATACCAACATCAGCAATAACTACGGAGTCAGGTAGTGAGAAAACAGAGTAAAACTGCACACACATAAGCAGAACGTCACAATATGTCATAGTTACCCATTTTCCTTTGTTCGAAAACGTACCCGGTAGAAACCTTTAATTTTCACAGTATATAGATACTCTTCTCTTTGGCTCGAACGttagattaaagggactgtgcagtactggttgaggtggggattcatgttttgaacattcctaagtgagataatgaaaagcctcttatgaaatatgaaagagcatgtaattttatggaggattcaatgtttatttgatgaaaattggttttcaaatggctgagatatccaaacaagtgctaataataaaaggcgacatgccacaactttattaggatctctttgtttcaccttgtttttggatatctcagccattccaaaaccgattttcatcgaattaacttttgataccccttagaactgcatgctctttgacatctcatagagtggtttctgattatcttgcaaaatgttaaaagctaaatcctcacctcgaccagaactgtacacaccctttaattacCCGGGCTTAGTTACTCGGATTACTCTCTCCCGTAACGCCAAAACTTCACATTTGTCATTTGTTCTTAGCAGCACTGACGATGAAATGGCGAATAATATTCATTATACAATGagaatcaggggcggatccaggaatcccGTAAAGAgtgggcgcctttacaaaattaaagggggtgcacgcccctccattttttctcttAATTAAAGTGGGggtgcgcgcccggtgcgccccttcccggatccgccactgagaATGGTCCTAAACAATCTTCAACCAAGGAGGTGGGTGGAACAACTTGAGGTGGTGAATGTAATCGAACGAGAATTGGTAACTTATGTTTGACATATCTTATGTATATTCGACGAGTATGTAACGTTCTTTGATATTATGCTGCTTTTCTTCTAGGaaagaaattcaacaaaatattgCACATGATGCTACCATACATAACAGCGGGCAGGTGTCTGACCTTCGCTTCTTCCAGGCAACTGTGCCGTGCGTGCGCCAAAGTAAGCTGGATGACGCTGGATACGATGTGGTAAACGGTAGCCAAATCGACGGAAAGCCGAACCTCCTGTGCTCGCTGGCCATCGGGTGCCGGGTCGAACCCATAGAGGACATCGTTTTTGACGCGATCGGCATCGACATCGACGCGTTGTACTACGGGTCGGAATGGGACCTACACAGCACGCGGTCGTACAACGCAACCGTGCAATCCATAGCTCCGCTACCGACGATCTCAAGGGCCGTTTTCGACATCGTCCTGGTCAAGGATGCCGCCGATGTTGACGTGTCTCTTCAGATTGTGGTGTCGTCTATCCTGACGACGCTGATGTCGATAGGCGTGTTTTTCCTGCCTCCCCTGGCGAGGGAGAGAATTGTCACGGCCGGTATGGCCTTCCTTGGGCAACTGCTTCTGACAGGACTCAGCCTTCTACTTCAAATCGAGTCGAAGAGCTCTATAAAAGTGCGGAATCTTACTCTCTTCTCCACCGTCTTTGTGTTCCTGGTCGAAATAACTGTCATAGTCTCATTCTTTGTCTTCCCGCTGTGTGTGTGCCAGAGAACCAAGCCAGAGAGGACGGTTGATGAGGAAGACAGGAACCATCTGCTCAAACTTTCAGTAGGTTACCACGCCATATACAAgttgtatatatacaatgtatatatatatatatatatatacatatatatatatatatatatatagtatgtccaaaaaaaaaaatacaacggggccctccgcaatgatatctttaaaaatagtaaatcaatctaaatacaaattcagggtatgaaactatagctcattgcccacatcttacaaaaaaaaaaaaaaaaaaaaaaaaaaaaaaaaaccattcgatttgcttcagtggtcaaagagaaatggggaattttgtagaggatgtcgggaatctcttccgtccaaattctgtctatcattcacacacaagagcattgaattgctaaaattggaagaatcagactcgtgacatgctttacaacaatccacatttctctgtgaccgcttaaccaaattgaatggggttttctgcaaaatagagctaaaatgttatattttaagaccctgaagtagcatttaaaagaattattcatattgggtgttatcaatgcgaaaatctgattgtaattttttggggacatactgcagtaagtcgccccaaaaattGCAATttgattttcgaattgataacacccaatatgatcgaCCTGTAtaagtgctacttcagggtcttaaaatataatatcttagctctattttgcagaaaaccccattcaattcggttaagcggtcacagagaaatgtggattgttgtaaagcctgtcatgagtctgattcttccaattttagcaattcaatgctcttgtgtgtgaataatagacagaatttggacggaagagattcccgacatcctctacaaaattcctcatttctctttgaccactgaagcaaatcgaatggggttttctgtaagatgtgggcaatgagttattgtttcataccctgaatttatatttagattgattcactatttttaaagatatcattgtggagggccccgttgtaatttcttttgggacatacggtatagaTTGGTCTTCTGCTGCAAATCCTCTTCGAGCCTCTCCTTTTCCTCTCtacttcttccttttctttctttcttctc from Diadema setosum chromosome 1, eeDiaSeto1, whole genome shotgun sequence includes:
- the LOC140237031 gene encoding 5-hydroxytryptamine receptor 3B-like, whose amino-acid sequence is MSRAVFQFLSLLMTSYFLHYADGSEARYRLLTKILLNYSKYLPPTTHTTDPLKIAASISVKSISNVDEKAGTAEIYFWLYQNWTDEKVAWNRTQYDIAYLVLSRESIWTPDTAILHGKEIQQNIAHDATIHNSGQVSDLRFFQATVPCVRQSKLDDAGYDVVNGSQIDGKPNLLCSLAIGCRVEPIEDIVFDAIGIDIDALYYGSEWDLHSTRSYNATVQSIAPLPTISRAVFDIVLVKDAADVDVSLQIVVSSILTTLMSIGVFFLPPLARERIVTAGMAFLGQLLLTGLSLLLQIESKSSIKVRNLTLFSTVFVFLVEITVIVSFFVFPLCVCQRTKPERTVDEEDRNHLLKLSETKVYSAIPDVILCVIFVVVYCIGTATILV